The region ggttaatatttaatattttagtattaactattaaaatattataaaatttataattattagtctttaacaaattaaaaatacttaaaaaaattaaaaaaaaaatacacggactcctaggcgccgattaatccccggttaggcgtcctaggcgctaggcgctccccaagcgcctagggagcgcctagcgtttttttcaaccatgataatCACCCAGAACATGAATCAAGCTACACTGATTGGATCTGATTACTAACACACATAAGCTGGTTAACGTACATTATGAAGATATGATTTgtattaaaagttcatgaaTGGCTGGGTCATTATCTTGATGCCCTCTTTGATTTGTATTTATGAAAATCTATACTGTTAACGGATCTTTTTGCAGTAACTGGGCCTAACTGGGGAGGGCTTGATATGCATAATAGATTAAGAGGGAAGATAGATGCAAGTTGGAGTATAAACTATCACTTCTGCATTGTATTTGTCTCAAGTAACTACAAAATTGATTATATACAAGTATTGCTATACAATTGCTTAGCAAGAGATGATGTTCAGGAGAGAGCTCCTTAATTTAATCAAGCACCTAAATATGCTTTCCATTTGATTCTCAATGGCCTCAAGTTGAGCTTCCAATGTCTCCAGATTGCAAGTGTTGTCATGTTGGTACTCACTTGCTACTCTTCCACTCTGTACCAATTTTGAAACAAGTGACCACCTAGATGGCTTAGGCTTCAAAACTGGCACAGACAAGAAAATCAAGACAAACTGGAAAATAGAAGTGTTCACTGCACTTGCTTCTCTTAGTGCTCTGATCACTGGTGAGATATCATGATGCACATCTAAGGGTGTTGATCCATCGATCTCATCATCAATTTTCTTCATTGCTGCAATTGACTTTTTTGCATCCTTGTTCATCTTCTTTAGGAATGAAGAGTATCTGGTGATGCTATCTTCAGTACTTGAATCTCCCTTTCTTCTCCTTAGGGAGGATTGGAGATCTCTCAAATGTTCTTTCAACTGAGAGATGCAGTCTCTTGCTAGACCACAAATATCAAGAAGCCTCACTGATTTCTCCAACAAGCCATCAACCCATTTCTGATTTTGATGTTGGGAGAGGGCTTGAAGGGTTTGTGGCAAGTTAAGAAGATCATCCATGCATTTGTAAAGCTCTTCTAATCCAAGAAGACCACTGCTGATTGTAGCTGCTTCTGGTGTGGCTGATACTTGTAATGTTTTGAGCTTGGTCAGCTCTTCTTCCACCTTTTGAATGCTTGAATGTGATCTGCTAGGAAAGCTAATAGATCGGATGTGGTTGGATTTTGCCATTGATATATTTTCTCGAATGGAAACTCAACCTTTGTTTGTGTTGGCTAGAATAAGCTCTAGACTTGGCTATATATATTGGTAGATGGGAAGGTATGGACCTAAAATTAGCACTAGGATGTAGTATTGTTATCTGCATGTGGTGCAATGTGCCATTCCTTGAACTTAGCCAACCTGTTATTTATTTTGCCAACAAACTCTAATGATTTACAATTCTTTATTTCTTACAGGCTCGGAACAAAAGATGTGGATCTCCCTTCAAATGCATTAATAAAGGTTAGCTGCTTCTTCTTGCCCCCCAACTAGTGTGCCATTACTGTCAACTACATCTCTTGTCAATTATCCAAGATGCATACTGCGTGGATTGGattccttttatttttctcattagTTTAGAAACATGTGGCTTGCTTATTCCGTCTGTTTCGCTGCATGAACCTCATGCGTTAACTTGAAAACAGAAAGCgtattaaaaacatttcaaaacAAAGTTGTAATATAAAACCCTTCAATCATTAATGCATTCATGTGGGTTGTGATTATTTTATCTGTATTACATGCATGCCTAGTTTCTTGGCTGTTTTCGTGTTTTTCCTTCTACTTTATTCTCTATAGGCTATATAGAAGGATACATGGCTGTCATTAGCCTAGTTGTAAGAACCAGATCAGTTTGAGGTTTTagtatcctttttttttttgaaaaaaaaataaaaggaaatatGTTCTGCATTTTAGTTTGACCAACAAGACTCATAATACAGTTTCCTATTTTTCAATTCTCAAAGTTTCAAAATGAATAATAGGTGTTAACTATAATACTATCATTGTTGAGTTGGTGAAGATTATGCTTTCTTCTACCTGCCAGGCACTAGAAGATTTTTACCCCATAgctgttgcgcccgcggaagtgggatagatcagattgcaacaataatttgagaaagaaaaataaatgaggcacagattttacgtggaaaacccctaaacaaattagggtaaaaaccacgggcaagggtagaagaatttcactatgagaaaataggagttacaaccactctctaactaacaaggagaaaacaaggataattctctcttgctaggaaggagaaatacactcaacaaactctctaatatctctagtatatgagggaagaataaaatgatttgggatgacaagaatggcaaatgacctccctatttatagttgagaaattggggtcattttgtagttagcctaaaatgtagggaccaaacaataaatatttttgttcaaactttgtaggTGCCTAACTCTTGGANNNNNNNNNNNNNNNNNNNNNNNNNNNNNNNNNNNNNNNNNNNNNNNNNNNNNNNNNNNNNNNNNNNNNNNNNNNNNNNNNNNNNNNNNNNNNNNNNNNN is a window of Ipomoea triloba cultivar NCNSP0323 chromosome 16, ASM357664v1 DNA encoding:
- the LOC116007959 gene encoding uncharacterized protein LOC116007959; this translates as MDDLLNLPQTLQALSQHQNQKWVDGLLEKSVRLLDICGLARDCISQLKEHLRDLQSSLRRRKGDSSTEDSITRYSSFLKKMNKDAKKSIAAMKKIDDEIDGSTPLDVHHDISPVIRALREASAVNTSIFQFVLIFLSVPVLKPKPSRWSLVSKLVQSGRVASEYQHDNTCNLETLEAQLEAIENQMESIFRCLIKLRSSLLNIISC